TTCAAATACCGCCGTTACAACTTCCGTGCCAACCTCGATGTAGATTTCTCTAAGCTGAGTACGCTTTCTATCGGCATCGGTGGACGCATTGGCAGACGCAACTCTATCGGTAATGGTGAGTATAACGGTCAGTCAGGTGTTTTTGGTGTTGAGGGTCTTCTCAACAATGGTACGCCAATGTCAGGCTACGGTCTTGATAGTGAGGGACGTCGTATTATTTCCGACCCTAATCTCGTTGGCGCAGTTGGCTCCGATGGTCTCGGCCTTATCTACGAGCAGGGTTATACTACTCAGCGTCAGAGTGTTGTAAACCTCGACCTTCAGTACAAGCTCAAGCTCGACTTTATCACCAAGGGGCTTGATTTCCGTATCAAGGGTTCTTACAACTCTGACTATACACAGCAGAAAGCACGTACTACCGGCGGTGGTATCAGCTACAAGGCCACCATTGCTAAGGGTGAATACGAAGAAAACGGTTCTCCAAAGATTGTTTATGTCCGTCAGGGTGACTCATGGCCTCTTGGCTATGAGGAGTCCAAATGGGGTGGTAGAAACTGGTATGCAGAGGCGAGTCTCAACTATACCCGCAAGTTCGGTGACCACAATTTCGGTGCGCTCGTTCTTTATAATGAATCTAAAAACTACTATCCCGGCGGTGTCTACAATTCTATCCCTCGTGGTTATGTAGGTATGGTAGGCCGTATCACCTACGACTACCAGACTAAGTATATGGTAGACCTCAACATGGGCTATAACGGCTCAGAGAACTTCGCAAAAGGTAAGCGCTTTGGCTTTTTCCCTTCTGCTTCTCTCGGCTGGATAATCTCTTCTGAAAAATTCTGGGAGCCTATCCGTAATGTTGTTTCCTATTTCAAACTTCGCGGTTCTATCGGTAAGGTAGGTAATGACCAGGGTGTCGGGCGTTTCCTCTATCTGCCTGGCACATGGCAGTTCTACAACAACAACGGTGGTGCATGGTGGACCAACGACCGTACAGGTAACTTCGGTACCAACAACGGTGTGTTCATGCCCGGCGCACGCGAATCCAGCAACGGTAACCCCGATGTCACTTGGGAAACAGCCACCAAGCAGAATTATGGTGCCGATGTACACTTCTTTGGAGGTCGCTTGAATCTCGGTGTAGACTTCTTCTGGGAAGACCGCAAGAACATCCTTATTTCCAACGAAACAAGCATCGCAGGTATTTCCGCTCTCAAACCCAACTCCGTCAACTTCGGCCGTGTCAAGAACCATGGTTATGAAATTACCCTACGCTGTACCGACCAGATAGGTAAAGTGAACTACTCGATAGCTCCTACATTAGCTTTCGCACGCAACAAGGTTGTGGAAATGGCAGAAGTGAAGAAGGAATTCCCACACATGTATCACACTGGTCATCCTGTAGGTCAGCCTTTCGGCTACGACTTCTTTGAGTTCTATGTTCCTGGTGAAACCGAACAGCGCTACAAGGAAGTTTACGGTGTTGACATGCCAGACCAGCAGATTACATTGCGTCCTGGTGACAGCGTATTCGTTGACCTCACAGGTGATGGTAAGGTGGATGCTAACGATGTACATGCTATCGGCTACAGCGATATTCCTGAGTATACTGGTAGCATAAACGCAACGCTCAACTGGAAAGGTCTCGACTTCTCCATGACTTGGGTAGGTGCCACCCACGTCAACCGCCAGCTCAGTTCTTTCTATACTCCAGCCTTCGGTACTGGTAACCAGTCAATGCTCAACAAATGGGTCTATGACAATTCTTGGACCGAGAATAACCCCAGTGCCAGCCTGCCACGTATCTCTCTTGAGAAATCGGCACGCGAGCATAACGGTTCACTTTCAGACCCATGGATGGTCGATGCATCGTATATCCGTCTGAAGAACCTGGAGATTGGTTATTCGTTCCGCATACCCGGTGTGCCCATCAACAACATCCGTGTTTATGCCAATGGCTATAACCTTCTTACTTTCACAAGCTTCAAGGCCAATGACCCGGAGGCACAAGCCGGCTTTGGCAGCACACGTTATCCTATGACTCGTGTTTACAACTTCGGTATCAACTTAAACTTCTAACATTCAAGACAATGAATCTTATAGAAAAAATAAAAACTGCTACTATTATATGTGTAGCTGGTGCCATGATAGGGATGGGATCGCTGAGTTCCTGTGTCGATGATATCAACATCGGAAATGACTTCCTCGACAAGCAGCCAGGTGTCGACGTAACCGTAGACTCCATCTTTGCCAAGGGAGAGAATGCAAAGCGTTTCCTCTGGCACATGTACGGTGCCATGCATAACCCTTTCACCTATACAGGTGCAGTATGGTATTCTCACCCCGATGCCCTTACCGATATTTGCCAGTCGTACTGCGGATGGCACAATCTCGGAAAGTACTACGGTGGTGACCTTACCGAGACCGACCAGGATAACGGCGGTCTTGTCAAGTTCCCCTTCATCGCCAACGGTGACGGCAATGGTCGTGCAGGCATCTGGCGTACCATCCGTGAGGGTTGGATTTTCATCGAGAACATCGATCGCGTTCCCGACTTGAGCGAATCAGAGAAGAGCCAGCTCCGTGGTGAGGTGTACGTCATCATGGCATCGCGCTATCTTGATGCTTTCCGCAACTTCGGAGGTCTTCCAAAAGTCGACCGCTCATTCGTGGCTACTGATGTTGTAGATGGCAAGCGCATGAGCGTAATCGAGACAGCAGTGTTCATCGACGAGCTTATCCAGGGCGCCATCAACGAACCGGGTCTTCCTTTCTTTGTGCAGGATCAGGCCACCAACTCCGGACGTCTGACCAAAGGCTCAGCCTATGGTCTGCGTGTAAGGCTGTGGAACTTCGTGGCTTCGCCTCTGTTTAACAGTGACAAACCTTATCTTGAATTCACTCGCAACGAGGAGAATCAGGACCTCAACCAAATATGGGCTGGCGGCTACAAATCCGAACTTTGGCAGAAAGCGCTGAAAGCTTGTGAGGATTTCTTCCAAGCCAATAGCGCCAACGGCAACTATTTCGCCCTTGTACAGCCCACCGGTAACAGTGAGCAAGACTATTGCAACGCTTTCCGTGCCGCCTACTGGTTCCGTGGCAACAGCGAGAAGGTGATTGAAGTTCATGCTGGTCCGGGTACAGACGCTTGGAATGGTGACTGGAACGTACAAGGTATGGATGAGTTCGGTATGGCTCTCTTCACCCTCGAATATATGGAAATGTTTGGTATGGCAAATGGTCGTAACTTCCCTTACGACGACGTATTCAATACCGATAACACCAACAACGTAGACATCTTTGCCAACCGCGACCCACGTCTCTACGAGACAATGGTGGTGAATCGCAACAATCTTGCCGAGCAATATCAGGGGCTTTCTAGCACCGAGATGTGGCAAGGTGGCAATGTTGACCAGACCTTCAATCCTGCTGTTACCGACAATCCATGGTCTACCCGTATGAAACTGTTCAAGTATCTCCGCGACAACGGCTATGCAGCATACTATCCGACCAACTTTGCTTATCTGCGTATGGCTGACATTCACCTTTGCTACGCTGAGGCACTCGCACAGACAGGCAATCTGCAGAAAGCCTGCGACGAAATGAATAAGGTACGCGCACGCGTAGGTCTTGGTAAGGTAGAGATTATGAATCCAGAGCTCAACCTAACCACCAACAAAGACAACTTTATCGATCAACTCCTTAAGGAACGTGCCTGTGAGTTCGGTTATGAAGACTCCCGCTGGTATGACCTCATCCGCTACAAGAGATCCGACATATTCAAGAAACAGGTACACCAACTGCGTGTATGGCGCAAGGATGCCAACGGCAACAAGATGAATCCTGCCGACTACAATGGCGACACGAGCCTCGAACCCGGTGAACCTTGGCCGAACTGTATCTATGAGAAGATACCTTGTACCAACAATACCCGTGTATGGTGGGATACCGGCAACCAGACGAGCAAGTGGACCGACAAATGGTATCTCGCGCCTATTTCACGTGATGAGATCAACAAGGGCTATGGTCTGAACCAGAACCCAGGTTGGTAATCCAGATTTTAAAAATCAATAAGACTTATAAAATATGAATATAAATAGAATGTTGATGCTTGCGACTGCTGTTGTCTCTCTCACAGCAAATGCGCAGGTAAAACTCGACGATAAGAATGCAAATGCCTATGATTTGGGTTACGGCGTGGAAATAAGTAATTTCCTCAGCACCGCTTCTGCAACCACAATCACAGGTGAAGAATTGCAGCAGACCTCGGCAACTAACCTTGCCCAGGCTCTCTATGGACGTCTGCCAGGTCTAACAGCTCTATCGCAAGGCGGCTTCTCGGGCGACGAAAATAAGGGTGCCTCGTTTAATATTCGTGGCTATCACACGCTTAGCGATAAAAGTATCCTCATCCTCGTCGATGGCTACGAGCGTCCCATCGACCGCCTCAGTGTAGAGGAAGTGGAGAGCGTTACCATCCTCAAAGATGCTGCCGCTACGGCACTTCTTGGCCATGAGGGTATCAATGGTGCTATACTTGTGAAGACAAAGCGTGGCGTTGAAGGCAAGACACACGTCAAGGTGAACTACAGTCATAAGTTCCAGTTCGACCCTGAATTCGCAGACATGGTAGATGGTTACGGATATGCTAATGCGTTCAATCGTGCCCGTCACAACGACGGACTCTCTGCCGCATACACCGAGCAGGAGCTTAACCTCTTCAAAGACGGTTCCGACCCGTACTTCTATCCTAACGTGAACTGGCGCGACCTTACTTTCAAGAACACTGCCGAGGAAGACCATGCATACGTTTCGGTGTACGGAGGTACGAACAAGGTGAAATACTACACCCATATCGATTATACCGATGTGCGCGGTGCTTTCAAGGACACCAAGCTGCCGGACTACAATACGCAGTTGCGCCAGTCGAAGGCCAATATCCGTACCAACCTCGACTTCAACATCACCAACACAACTCTCATGTCGGTGAACCTCTTCGGTATGTTCCAGGAGACCAAGCGGCCCTCCGACATCGGTGCTGACGATGCTACAGCTGCTATCTACCAACTGCCGGCAAGCGCTTTCCCCTACAAGACCTCAACAGGTATCTGGGGTGGTAACGAGGCATACGGTGATGCCAACCCCATTGCCAAGATTCAGGAGTCCGGTTTCTACAAGACCCATCAACGTCAGCTGTGGGTAGATGCCAAGCTGTCTCAAAAACTCGACTTCCTGCTCAATGGTCTGAACGTATTTGTCAGTGCCGGCTATGCCAATTCGTCGATTTATGCGGAAAATTCGCACAAGGCACACCAGTATGGCTACGAGCGTTACACCGGTACCATTGGTGACAAGAACAACGTAGCTCTGAACCCATTCGGTAACAAGGAGACCAACCTCACCTTCAGCACCTGGAATGCCGGTCAGTGGTGGAAAGCAAAGGCCAGTGTAGGTATCAATTACAAACGTTCGTTCTTCGACAACGACCACTTCAATGCTACCGTTGTGTACGACAATAGTGGTGTGAGCACTGATGGACGTGGAAACACCTTCTATCGTCAGAACATCATGGGAGTCTTCCACTACGATTTTCAGAACCGCTACGTTGCCGACCTTGTGCTTGCAGGTAACGGCTCCTGCCGTACCTATCCTTCAAAGTGGGCATTCTCACCCACACTGTCGCTCGGCTGGATTTACGCTGACAACAACGATGCTCTGCTCAACTACGGTAAGTTGCGTGCATCGGCTGGCATCCAGCATACCGACTATATGCCTACCTATGGCATGTGGCTTCCCACATGGGATGTTTCGCACGGTTATGTGATTATTGGTAACAACTACGGTGCTACATGGGGAGCATCGCTTGGCTCCTTCCCAACTACCAATTTCTCGCAAGAGACATCTACGAGCTTCAACCTTGGTACTGACCTTCGTCTGGCAAATGCTCTTGACATCTCAGTTGATGCTTTCTACCAGCTTCGCAGCCACATCATGCTCTCTGCAAGCAATGAGAATTCATCGGTGGTTGGTATACAGTCGTCATACAACGATGTTGGCGAAGTTAAGAGTTACGGTTTTGAGGTAAGTGCCAAGTATGTGAAGAAAATCACTTCCGACCTCAATCTCAACTTGGGTGCCAACTTGTCGTGGGCACGCAATGAGGTGAGCAAGTATATCGGCACACCGACCTATCCGCTGAGCGACCCTGTAGGCCACCGTGTAAACGAGGCATGGGGACTCAAGTCGGCAGGCTTTTTCAAAGATCAGACCGACATCAACTCCAGCTATCGTCAGGAATACTCTACCGTAAGCCCTGGTGACATCAAATACCAAGACCTCAACGGTGACCAGGTAATCAATGAGTTCGATGTTACCAGTCTCAATGGTGCTACTGATATCCCTGAGCTCAACTACGCCTTCAATGTCGGTGTAGAATATAAAGGCTTCGGTCTAAACGCATGGTTCCAAGGCACTGGCAACTACATGAAGTATCTTCCGTCAGCAATATGGGGTGGCATGGCCGATAACGGCAACCTTTCAGTGGATTACTACAACAACTGCTGGGATGTGGCTGGCAACAATGCTCTCTACCCGCGTCTGACAACTCTGAACAACAGCAACAACAGCCAGAAAAGCAACGTATGGTACAAGCCTGTTCACTTCTTGAAGATGCGCAACATCGAGGTTTACTATAAAGTGCCTGCAACGGTGCTCTCGAAACTCTCTCTTACCGCAGCCAAGGTATTTATTCAGGGCGAGAACCTTCTTTCCTTCGACAATATCGACGCTATGGATGCTGAGGTACTTTCGACAGCATATCCCATGTTCAAGGGTGTCAATATAGGTGTCACATTAACTTTCTAATAAAAGATACATTTATGAACAAGATAACATATGCTCTTTTAGGTATGGCGGCAGTAGTCTTTGTAGGCTGTGCCGACCTAGATTACAACGAAGCTTCGAATCGTGACGAGGACTGGACCTACAACAGTCCCCTCAATGGTGTCAAGGCTCTTGTATACGATGTCTACGCACAAATGCCAAGTGAATTCAAGGACGATTCCTACGGTAATGGCGCCCTGATAGCCAGTGCTACAGACGAGTCTGAGTTTGCACTTTCCTTCTCACCCATTCACAAGTATTTCAACGGTGGTTGGACTCCTTCGAATCCTTTTTCAACCACATGGGATAGGTCATACCGTGCCATCACTCAGGTACACATGTACCTTGAGCGCATCCACAAGATAGACTTGTCGGATTATAAATATGATCCCGACTACCAGACCATGGTGCAGCAGTTTGAGATATTCCCTTACGAGTTGCGTTTCCTCCGTACCTATTTCTACTTCGAGTTGGTACGTGCCTACGGCGATGTGCCTTTGGTGACCACAACCCTCACCAATGAGCAGGCCAACAGCGTGGAACGCACTCCAGCCAAGGATGTGTTCAAGTTCATCATCAACGAATTGGATGCCGTGGCTGAATATCTGCCCGTGTCATATAATGACATTCCTGGTCAGGAAATTGGTCGTGCCACCCGTGGTGCTGCTCTTGCACTGAAGGCACGCGTACTTCTTTATCAGGCTTCACCCTTGTTTAATACAGACAACAACAAGGAGCTTTGGAAAGAGGCCGCTGCTGCCAGCAAGGTCATCATCGATAATGCACAGCGCTGGGGCTACAAACTCAGCGAGTATGCCAAACTATGGGGGCACGACACATTCACCAATTCTGAATTTATCTTCGTTCTTGGCACCCAGGCAAGCAACACCTTCGAGCAGTACAATTATCCTGTGGGTGTGGAGAACGGAAACTCCGGCAACTGCCCTACACAGGCACTGGTGGACGCATACGAATATCAGGCCGATGGCAAGACATTCAAGGAGAAACATCCTGGAGATGTTGATGTGACTACTGAGAATCCATACGATGGTCTTGACCCACGTTTCGAACTCACTGTAGTGAAGAACGGCGATCTCTGGCCATCTAACACAACTCAGCAGATTGCT
The nucleotide sequence above comes from Bacteroides intestinalis DSM 17393. Encoded proteins:
- a CDS encoding SusC/RagA family TonB-linked outer membrane protein; translation: MGKLCRLHLLLLALLLPGVSFAQNLFKVQGCVTDEQNEPLIGATVQTIDKSKGTITDSSGNYVLSGVPKGSTLVFSHVGYKSKEAKATSTSLNVVLESDDEMLDEVVVIGYGQQRKVTLTGSVSNVGGKELLKSPAASLGNTLSGKLPGLQSVQYTGVPGADDPVIRIRGVGSFNSAEPLVLVDGVEREFSQIDPNEVQDISILKDASATAVFGVRGANGVILVTTRRGEMGKPTITLTTSVGLQQISKFLEPANSYEYATAYNHAQEVEGVAEDGWKFSKEAIQHWKDMDMPTVYPSTNWFKYLMNDHAWQEQYNINVSGGTERARYFVSVGMLNQDGLFKTFDQGDDANFKYRRYNFRANLDVDFSKLSTLSIGIGGRIGRRNSIGNGEYNGQSGVFGVEGLLNNGTPMSGYGLDSEGRRIISDPNLVGAVGSDGLGLIYEQGYTTQRQSVVNLDLQYKLKLDFITKGLDFRIKGSYNSDYTQQKARTTGGGISYKATIAKGEYEENGSPKIVYVRQGDSWPLGYEESKWGGRNWYAEASLNYTRKFGDHNFGALVLYNESKNYYPGGVYNSIPRGYVGMVGRITYDYQTKYMVDLNMGYNGSENFAKGKRFGFFPSASLGWIISSEKFWEPIRNVVSYFKLRGSIGKVGNDQGVGRFLYLPGTWQFYNNNGGAWWTNDRTGNFGTNNGVFMPGARESSNGNPDVTWETATKQNYGADVHFFGGRLNLGVDFFWEDRKNILISNETSIAGISALKPNSVNFGRVKNHGYEITLRCTDQIGKVNYSIAPTLAFARNKVVEMAEVKKEFPHMYHTGHPVGQPFGYDFFEFYVPGETEQRYKEVYGVDMPDQQITLRPGDSVFVDLTGDGKVDANDVHAIGYSDIPEYTGSINATLNWKGLDFSMTWVGATHVNRQLSSFYTPAFGTGNQSMLNKWVYDNSWTENNPSASLPRISLEKSAREHNGSLSDPWMVDASYIRLKNLEIGYSFRIPGVPINNIRVYANGYNLLTFTSFKANDPEAQAGFGSTRYPMTRVYNFGINLNF
- a CDS encoding RagB/SusD family nutrient uptake outer membrane protein, giving the protein MNLIEKIKTATIICVAGAMIGMGSLSSCVDDINIGNDFLDKQPGVDVTVDSIFAKGENAKRFLWHMYGAMHNPFTYTGAVWYSHPDALTDICQSYCGWHNLGKYYGGDLTETDQDNGGLVKFPFIANGDGNGRAGIWRTIREGWIFIENIDRVPDLSESEKSQLRGEVYVIMASRYLDAFRNFGGLPKVDRSFVATDVVDGKRMSVIETAVFIDELIQGAINEPGLPFFVQDQATNSGRLTKGSAYGLRVRLWNFVASPLFNSDKPYLEFTRNEENQDLNQIWAGGYKSELWQKALKACEDFFQANSANGNYFALVQPTGNSEQDYCNAFRAAYWFRGNSEKVIEVHAGPGTDAWNGDWNVQGMDEFGMALFTLEYMEMFGMANGRNFPYDDVFNTDNTNNVDIFANRDPRLYETMVVNRNNLAEQYQGLSSTEMWQGGNVDQTFNPAVTDNPWSTRMKLFKYLRDNGYAAYYPTNFAYLRMADIHLCYAEALAQTGNLQKACDEMNKVRARVGLGKVEIMNPELNLTTNKDNFIDQLLKERACEFGYEDSRWYDLIRYKRSDIFKKQVHQLRVWRKDANGNKMNPADYNGDTSLEPGEPWPNCIYEKIPCTNNTRVWWDTGNQTSKWTDKWYLAPISRDEINKGYGLNQNPGW
- a CDS encoding SusC/RagA family TonB-linked outer membrane protein gives rise to the protein MNINRMLMLATAVVSLTANAQVKLDDKNANAYDLGYGVEISNFLSTASATTITGEELQQTSATNLAQALYGRLPGLTALSQGGFSGDENKGASFNIRGYHTLSDKSILILVDGYERPIDRLSVEEVESVTILKDAAATALLGHEGINGAILVKTKRGVEGKTHVKVNYSHKFQFDPEFADMVDGYGYANAFNRARHNDGLSAAYTEQELNLFKDGSDPYFYPNVNWRDLTFKNTAEEDHAYVSVYGGTNKVKYYTHIDYTDVRGAFKDTKLPDYNTQLRQSKANIRTNLDFNITNTTLMSVNLFGMFQETKRPSDIGADDATAAIYQLPASAFPYKTSTGIWGGNEAYGDANPIAKIQESGFYKTHQRQLWVDAKLSQKLDFLLNGLNVFVSAGYANSSIYAENSHKAHQYGYERYTGTIGDKNNVALNPFGNKETNLTFSTWNAGQWWKAKASVGINYKRSFFDNDHFNATVVYDNSGVSTDGRGNTFYRQNIMGVFHYDFQNRYVADLVLAGNGSCRTYPSKWAFSPTLSLGWIYADNNDALLNYGKLRASAGIQHTDYMPTYGMWLPTWDVSHGYVIIGNNYGATWGASLGSFPTTNFSQETSTSFNLGTDLRLANALDISVDAFYQLRSHIMLSASNENSSVVGIQSSYNDVGEVKSYGFEVSAKYVKKITSDLNLNLGANLSWARNEVSKYIGTPTYPLSDPVGHRVNEAWGLKSAGFFKDQTDINSSYRQEYSTVSPGDIKYQDLNGDQVINEFDVTSLNGATDIPELNYAFNVGVEYKGFGLNAWFQGTGNYMKYLPSAIWGGMADNGNLSVDYYNNCWDVAGNNALYPRLTTLNNSNNSQKSNVWYKPVHFLKMRNIEVYYKVPATVLSKLSLTAAKVFIQGENLLSFDNIDAMDAEVLSTAYPMFKGVNIGVTLTF
- a CDS encoding RagB/SusD family nutrient uptake outer membrane protein; amino-acid sequence: MNKITYALLGMAAVVFVGCADLDYNEASNRDEDWTYNSPLNGVKALVYDVYAQMPSEFKDDSYGNGALIASATDESEFALSFSPIHKYFNGGWTPSNPFSTTWDRSYRAITQVHMYLERIHKIDLSDYKYDPDYQTMVQQFEIFPYELRFLRTYFYFELVRAYGDVPLVTTTLTNEQANSVERTPAKDVFKFIINELDAVAEYLPVSYNDIPGQEIGRATRGAALALKARVLLYQASPLFNTDNNKELWKEAAAASKVIIDNAQRWGYKLSEYAKLWGHDTFTNSEFIFVLGTQASNTFEQYNYPVGVENGNSGNCPTQALVDAYEYQADGKTFKEKHPGDVDVTTENPYDGLDPRFELTVVKNGDLWPSNTTQQIAIETYQSGFNGAPKYGATPTGYYLKKFVDGNCVTTANNQTTTRHNWIVMRLAEVYLNYAEAMYNYYGNADEQGDFGMSANEAINVLRNRPDIMMPEFQGNNGFEERYMRERMVELAFEGQRFWDVRRWKKGAEFFKNVDVADFKLNGNGNLILNRVTKTRQWNEKYNLYPIPQSEIQKNGNLKQNPNW